The proteins below are encoded in one region of Coffea arabica cultivar ET-39 chromosome 4c, Coffea Arabica ET-39 HiFi, whole genome shotgun sequence:
- the LOC113739765 gene encoding organic cation/carnitine transporter 1-like, which translates to MEEEKNELLELSSAEKGLCSSKSLGSEKLELTVDQVIEEYVGSFGFSQLLHVFLVSLAWIFDAQSTLVTIFADAQPDGWRCISSSSSSSCRLTNISSGDAASVCGLKPGTWEWMGGNTSSTIAEWGLICDRKFLAAMPASFYFLGSLVGASVYGYLADAFLGRKRAVLISCLLTSVTIFLTSLSPNIWLYSLLRFANGFSRSGIGICSLVLTTEVVGVKWRGQVGQYGFFFFAVGFVSIPLIAYPCRNSWRSLYKIISFLPLVYSIFVLLPFVSESPRWLLVRGRSKEALDVLRRYARLNGRKIPANLCISEPSVATQETSKGEEVLQERTLWNTKWAAKRMAFVMMTGFGIGFVYFGVQLNVENLNFNLYFAVAANAMMEISAVFIGGVLLSVAKRRLIFSQLAFIAGLSSILCILFSGGKQGILDKSGGSWPEFALEAIEFMAASTAFNVLFVYTVELFPTNVRSFAVSVLRQAMVLGASIAPLLVAVGRYSPALAFLIFGALSIFSGLMILWLPETRNSPLYETLEQQEQEGQLNSAPNHLETELSK; encoded by the exons atggaagaagagaaaaatgaacTTTTAGAACTAAGCAGTGCAGAGAAAGGGTTATGTTCGAGTAAAAGTCTTGGTTCTGAAAAGTTGGAATTAACAGTTGATCAAGTGATAGAAGAATATGTGGGATCATTTGGATTTTCACAGTTGTTGCACGTGTTCTTGGTATCATTGGCATGGATTTTTGATGCCCAGAGTACTTTAGTCACTATTTTCGCTGATGCTCAGCCAGATGGATGGAGATGCATTagctcatcatcatcatcatcttgtAGACTCACAAATATCAGTTCTGGAGATGCTGCTTCAGTTTGCGGATTGAAGCCTGGAACCTGGGAATGGATGGGTGGTAATACAAGTTCAACCATTGCTGAGTGGGGATTGATTTGTGACCGTAAATTTCTTGCTGCGATGCCAGCTTCATTCTACTTTCTCGGATCTCTCGTTG GTGCTTCTGTCTATGGATACCTAGCTGATGCATTCTTGGGAAGGAAAAGAGCTGTGCTCATCTCATGCCTCCTAACTTCAGTAACCATTTTTCTCACCTCTCTCTCGCCAAATATATGGCTTTATTCACTCCTCCGGTTTGCAAATGGCTTTTCTCGGTCAGGCATTGGCATATGTAGCCTTGTACTAACAACAGAAGTTGTTGGTGTCAAATGGCGCGGTCAAGTTGGCCAATATGGCTTCTTTTTCTTCGCGGTGGGCTTTGTTTCAATTCCCCTAATTGCATATCCCTGCAGGAATTCTTGGAGAAGTTTATACAAGATTATCTCATTTCTGCCCCTTGTCTACTCCATTTTTGTACTACTACCATTTGTATCAGAATCTCCACGATGGCTTCTCGTTCGAGGAAGAAGCAAAGAAGCTCTAGATGTATTAAGAAGATATGCAAGGCTCAATGGGAGAAAAATACCTGCCAATCTGTGCATATCAGAACCATCTGTTGCTACCCAAGAGACTAGTAAAGGGGAAGAAGTCTTGCAAGAAAGGACTCTGTGGAATACAAAATGGGCTGCCAAAAGGATGGCTTTTGTTATGATGACAGGCTTTGGGATTGGATTTGTTTATTTTGGAGTTCAACTCAATGTTGAGAACCTAAACTTCAATTTATACTTTGCAGTTGCAGCAAATGCAATGATGGAGATTTCAGCAGTATTCATTGGTGGTGTGCTCCTGAGCGTGGCCAAGCGCCGGCTAATATTTTCGCAATTAGCTTTCATTGCTGGACTTTCAAGCATTCTTTGCATACTATTTTCAGGTGGGAAACAAGGAATTCTGGATAAATCAGGAGGAAGCTGGCCAGAATTTGCTCTTGAAGCAATAGAATTCATGGCTGCATCAACTGCATTTAATGTCTTGTTTGTTTACACTGTGGAACTTTTCCCTACAAATGTGAGAAGCTTTGCTGTTTCTGTGCTAAGACAAGCCATGGTGTTAGGGGCCTCCATTGCTCCTCTGCTGGTGGCTGTGGGCAGATACAGCCCAGCTCTCGCCTTCCTTATATTCGGGGCGCTGTCCATTTTCAGTGGATTGATGATTTTGTGGCTGCCGGAGACCAGAAACTCCCCTTTGTATGAGACGCTGGAGCAACAAGAACAAGAGGGACAGCTCAATTCTGCTCCAAATCACTTGGAAACTGAGCTCAGCAAATGA